The Streptomyces griseiscabiei genomic sequence GGCGGCCGACGGCGGGCAGCGGGTCCTGCTCGCCACCGGGCACCCCGGCGGGCTGCTCCAGGTGCACCACGAGACCGCGCGGGCGCTGCGCGCGGCGGGCTGCGAGATCGTGGTCATCCCGGACGGCCTGCAGACGGAGGAGGGGTACGTCATGCAGTTCGCGGACGTGGCCGTCCTCGAACACGGCGCCACGCTCTGGCACACCCACTCCCCCGAGCCGATGCGCGCGATCCTGCGGGGTCTGGAGGGCGCCGGCCGCCCGCTGCCCGACCTGGTCGTCGCCGACCACGGCTGGGCGGGCTGCGCGGGCCAGCTCGGCATCGACTCCGTCGGATACGCGGACTCCAACGACCCCGCCCTCTTCCTCGGCGAGTCCGAGGGCACCCTCCAGGCCGTGGTCCCGCTGGACGACCATGTGGTCAGCCCGCGCCACTACGACCCGATGTCGGCGTATCTGCTGGAGCAGGCGGGGCTCGGCGAGGCGTAGCCCCCCCCCCGGCGCCCCCGGGCGGGCCTCAGGGCGTCTTCGGCCTCGGCACGCGGACGACGCCCTCCTGGATCACGGAGATCGCGAGCCGCCCGTCCTGCGTGTAGATCCGGCCCTGGCCGAGGCCCCGGCCGGCCGCCGCGGACGGCGACTCCTGGTCGTACAGCAGCCATTCGTCGGCGCGGAACGGCCGGTGGAACCACATGGCGTGGTCGAGCGAGGCCCCGACGACATCGCCGACCGCCCAGCCGCCGCGCCCGTGCGCGAGCAGGACGGAGTCGAGGAGCGTCATGTCGGAGACGTAGGTGGCGAGGACGACGTGCAGCAGCGGGTCGTCATCCAGCTTGCCGTTGGCGCGGAACCAGACCTGGGAGTGCGGGGCGCGGGGCTCGCCGTAGCGGCCGAAGGGCGGGTCGTCCACGTACCGCAGATCGACGGCGGCCCGTGCTTCGAGCATCTTCTCCACGACGGCCGGGTCGAGGCCGTACGCCGGGAGCCGCTCCTCGGCGGTCGGCAGGGACTCCGGGTCCGGTGCGGCGGGCATCGGGGCCTGGTGGTCGAGGCCGTCCTCGTACCGCTGGAAGGAGGCGGAGAGGGCGAAGATCGGCTGGCCGTGCTGGACGGCGACGACACGGCGCGCGGTGAAGGAGCGGCCGTCGTTCATGCGCTCCACGGTGTACACGATGGGCGCGCCGGCGTCGCCGATGCGCAGGAAGTACGCGTGGAGGGAGTGCGGCAGCCGGTCCGCGGGGACCGTCCGCCCGGCGGCGACGAGCGCCTGGGCCGCGACCTGCCCGCCGAAGACCCTGGGGACGATGGCGGGCCGGGACTGGCCGCGGAAGATGTTCTCCTCGATCTGCTCCAGGTCGAGCAGATCGAGGAGAGACTGAAGTGCGGGCTGACTCATGGGGTCAGTTGTACTGTGCGGCGGTTTCCGGTGCCTTACCGACCGATGTCCTCGCTCACAGACCCATGTCCTTGGCGATGATCGTCTTCATGATCTCGCTGGTGCCGCCGTAGATGCGGTTGACGCGGTTGTCCGCGTACAGGCGGGCGATGGGGTACTCGTTCATGAAGCCGTAGCCGCCGTGCAGCTGGAGGCAGCGGTCGATGACGCGGTGGGCGACCTCGGTGGTGAACAGCTTGGCGGAGGCGGCCTCGGCGGCGGTCAGCTCGCCCGCGTCCAGCGCCTCGGTGGCGCGGTCCACGACGGCCTCGGCGGCGTCCACCTCGGCCTGGCAGGCGGCCAGTTCGAACTTGGTGTTCTGGAAGGCGGCGACGGGCTGGCCGAAGACGACGCGCTCCTGCACGTACTGCTTGGCGAAGCGTATGGCGGCCTTCGCCTGCGCGTAGGCGCCGTAGGCGATGCCCCAGCGCTCGGAGGCGAGGTTGTGGCCGAGGTAGTAGAAGCCCTTGTTCTCCTCGCCGAGGAGGTCCTCGACGGGCACCTTGACGTCGACGAACGCCAGCTCGGCGGTGTCGGAGGTCTTCAGCCCGAGCTTGTCGAGCTTGCG encodes the following:
- a CDS encoding acyl-CoA thioesterase; its protein translation is MSQPALQSLLDLLDLEQIEENIFRGQSRPAIVPRVFGGQVAAQALVAAGRTVPADRLPHSLHAYFLRIGDAGAPIVYTVERMNDGRSFTARRVVAVQHGQPIFALSASFQRYEDGLDHQAPMPAAPDPESLPTAEERLPAYGLDPAVVEKMLEARAAVDLRYVDDPPFGRYGEPRAPHSQVWFRANGKLDDDPLLHVVLATYVSDMTLLDSVLLAHGRGGWAVGDVVGASLDHAMWFHRPFRADEWLLYDQESPSAAAGRGLGQGRIYTQDGRLAISVIQEGVVRVPRPKTP
- a CDS encoding phosphatase — encoded protein: MPIPGTPSRAELVEHLVKTRIAGDVATPRENNLSHYRELANGNRHYWLGLELGDRWSDEQDVLAVMAERVGVNDDPGYRYGQDTIDPDLTVDGLERMAARLRKAADGGQRVLLATGHPGGLLQVHHETARALRAAGCEIVVIPDGLQTEEGYVMQFADVAVLEHGATLWHTHSPEPMRAILRGLEGAGRPLPDLVVADHGWAGCAGQLGIDSVGYADSNDPALFLGESEGTLQAVVPLDDHVVSPRHYDPMSAYLLEQAGLGEA